From the genome of Triticum aestivum cultivar Chinese Spring chromosome 3B, IWGSC CS RefSeq v2.1, whole genome shotgun sequence, one region includes:
- the LOC123064847 gene encoding putative receptor-like protein kinase At4g00960, translating into MNHLFSYFPRIKNWALGHRPPAAARVARGVNRALSSSMENTAQRSGNEPSELPYELIKLITKDFSEELGRGTFGIVYKGVYADGAEIAVKVLRNISGGLDDVEFQKEFDNLRGLKHPNIVELVAFCNEIVEEPAEFQGQQITAGRVRTALCFEYVHNGGLNKFISDQYTGLGWPERYKIIRGVCEGLAYLRLEIENPIMHLDLKPENILLNKNMEAKIADFGISKLFGEENTKKTMSVIGTMGYWPPEYIKHQIISKEFDIFSLGVIIVKIMVGQNYNSIVEMTARKSIKLVHESWKDRLSATIPSHKLEAYCNQVKRCIEIALDCLKSNRQERPTIKHIVACLKETDTMFYEDDGDSSTLSSDINNITTPSSETSFIPQSENGPDLELLDSEHTELLHVQPRELCFPFMSSLEVLPRKKAMISCSLQLNNKENDRVAFMLVAKTPKKYLTRKPLCGIVPPRCIYTLSLTMPKQPPVTSSSDSGGDYFTLYTTLVSQYDPRDHDKDSVSVKYHKLFEKAKQAGEEVHELTLRAICDQPAQGASSSDQVTN; encoded by the exons ATGAATCAtcttttttcttattttccaagGATTAAAAACTGGGCTCTTGGGCATAGGCCCCCGGCTGCAGCCAGAGTTGCCCGAGGTGTAAATCGGGCTCTGAGCAGTAGCATGGAGAACACGGCACAACGCTCAGGCAACGAGCCAAGTGAGCTACCGTACGAGTTGATAAAACTGATTACAAAGGATTTCAGCGAGGAGCTTGGGCGTGGTACATTCGGAATAGTTTATAAG GGCGTGTATGCAGATGGTGCAGAGATTGCCGTGAAGGTATTACGCAACATTTCTGGAGGACTGGATGATGTGGAATTTCAGAAAGAATTTGACAATCTTAGGGGGCTCAAGCATCCAAATATTGTAGAGCTAGTGGCGTTCTGCAATGAAATAGTGGAAGAACCTGCAGAGTTTCAAGGACAACAAATTACTGCCGGACGTGTGCGTACCGCACTCTGCTTCGAGTATGtacacaatggtggcctaaacaaGTTTATTAGTG ATCAATACACAGGACTTGGCTGGCCTGAGCGCTACAAAATAATCAGAGGTGTTTGTGAGGGTCTAGCATATCTTCGCTTGGAAATAGAGAATCCAATAATGCATCTCGACTTGAAACCTGAGAATATATTGCTAAATAAGAATATGGAAGCGAAAATCGCAGATTTTGGAATATCAAAGCTCTTCGGTGAAGAGAACACAAAAAAGACAATGAGTGTCATAGGTACAAT GGGATATTGGCCACCAGAATACATAAAGCATCAAATTATATCAAAAGAGTTTGACATATTTAGTTTGGGTGTAATCATTGTAAAAATAATGGTCGGACAGAACTACAATTCTATTGTCGAGATGACAGCCCGGAAATCTATCAAGCTT GTACATGAAAGTTGGAAAGATAGGCTAAGTGCAACGATACCGAGTCACAAACTTGAAGCATATTGCAATCAGGTGAAAAGATGCATTGAGATAGCACTAGATTGCTTgaagtcaaaccgacaagaaagGCCTACTATAAAACATATTGTTGCTTGTTTGAAAGAGACGGACACAATG TTCTATGAAGATGATGGAGATTCATCCACTCTTTCTTCAGATATCAACAATATCACCACACCTTCTTCAG AAACCAGCTTCATCCCGCAATCAGAAAATGGGCCAGACTTGGAGCTGCTTGATTCAGAACACACGGAGCTGCTTCACGTCCAACCCCGGGAGCTCTGCTTCCCATTCATGTCGTCGTTGGAAGTACTACCAAGAAAGAAGGCCATGATCTCCTGCTCGCTGCAACTAAACAACAAGGAAAACGACCGCGTCGCATTCATGCTTGTGGCCAAGACTCCGAAGAAGTACTTGACAAGGAAGCCGCTCTGCGGCATTGTACCTCCAAGGTGCATCTACACTCTCAGTCTCACAATGCCCAAGCAGCCACCAGTGACATCGTCATCAGACAGCGGCGGCGACTACTTTACACTGTACACCACCTTAGTGAGCCAATACGACCCCCGCGATCACGACAAAGATTCCGTCTCCGTCAAGTACCACAAGCTCTTTGAGAAGGCCAAGCAGGCCGGCGAAGAGGTGCACGAGCTGACGCTGAGGGCTATTTGTGATCAACCAGCTCAAGGGGCGTCGTCGTCTGATCAGGTAACTAATTAA